In one window of Bos taurus isolate L1 Dominette 01449 registration number 42190680 breed Hereford chromosome 15, ARS-UCD2.0, whole genome shotgun sequence DNA:
- the SPI1 gene encoding transcription factor PU.1 isoform X2, translating into MAPALRRQPSEDLVPYDTDLYQRQTHEYYPYLSSDGESHSDHYWDFHPHHVHSEFESFPENHFTELQSVQPPQLQQLYRHMELEQMHVLEPPMAPPHANLSHQVYLPRMCLPYPSLSPARPSSDEEEGERQSPPLEVSDGEADGLEPGPGLLHGETGSKKKIRLYQFLLDLLRSGDMKDSIWWVDKDKGTFQFSSKHKEALAHRWGIQKGNRKKMTYQKMARALRNYGKTGEVKKVKKKLTYQFSGEVLGRGGLAERRHPPH; encoded by the exons ATGGCCCCAGCGTTGCGCAGG CAGCCATCGGAAGACCTAGTTCCCTATGACACGGATCTCTACCAACGCCAAACGCACGAATATTACCCCTATCTCAGCAGTGATGGAGAAAGCCACAGCG ACCATTACTGGGACTTTCATCCGCACCACGTGCACAGCGAGTTTGAGAGCTTCCCCGAGAACCACTTCACGGAGCTGCAGAGCGTCCAGCCCCCACAGCTGCAGCAGCTCTACCGCCACATGGAGCTGGAGCAGATGCACGTGCTCGAACCCCCCATGGCTCCTCCCCACGCCAACCTCAGTCACCAG GTCTACCTGCCCCGGATGTGCCTGCCGTACCCCTCGCTGTCTCCCGCCCGGCCCAGCTCGGATGAAGAGGAGGGGGAGCGGCAGAGCCCCCCGCTGGAGGTGTCCGACGGGGAGGCCGACGGCCTGGAGCCAGGGCCTGGCCTCCTGCACGGGGAGACAG GCAGCAAGAAGAAGATCCGCCTGTACCAGTTCCTGCTGGACCTGCTGCGCAGCGGCGACATGAAGGACAGCATCTGGTGGGTGGACAAGGACAAGGGCACGTTCCAGTTCTCGTCCAAGCACAAGGAGGCGCTGGCGCACCGCTGGGGCATCCAGAAGGGCAACCGCAAGAAGATGACCTACCAGAAGATGGCCCGAGCGCTGCGCAACTACGGCAAGACGGGCGAGGTCAAGAAGGTCAAGAAGAAGCTCACCTACCAGTTCAGCGGGGAGGTGCTGGGCCGCGGGGGCCTGGCCGAGCGGCGCCACCCGCCCCACTGA
- the SPI1 gene encoding transcription factor PU.1 isoform X1 produces the protein MLQACKMEGFPLVPPPSEDLVPYDTDLYQRQTHEYYPYLSSDGESHSDHYWDFHPHHVHSEFESFPENHFTELQSVQPPQLQQLYRHMELEQMHVLEPPMAPPHANLSHQVYLPRMCLPYPSLSPARPSSDEEEGERQSPPLEVSDGEADGLEPGPGLLHGETGSKKKIRLYQFLLDLLRSGDMKDSIWWVDKDKGTFQFSSKHKEALAHRWGIQKGNRKKMTYQKMARALRNYGKTGEVKKVKKKLTYQFSGEVLGRGGLAERRHPPH, from the exons ATGTTACAGGCGTGCAAAATGGAAGGGTTTCCCCTCGTCCCCCCT CCATCGGAAGACCTAGTTCCCTATGACACGGATCTCTACCAACGCCAAACGCACGAATATTACCCCTATCTCAGCAGTGATGGAGAAAGCCACAGCG ACCATTACTGGGACTTTCATCCGCACCACGTGCACAGCGAGTTTGAGAGCTTCCCCGAGAACCACTTCACGGAGCTGCAGAGCGTCCAGCCCCCACAGCTGCAGCAGCTCTACCGCCACATGGAGCTGGAGCAGATGCACGTGCTCGAACCCCCCATGGCTCCTCCCCACGCCAACCTCAGTCACCAG GTCTACCTGCCCCGGATGTGCCTGCCGTACCCCTCGCTGTCTCCCGCCCGGCCCAGCTCGGATGAAGAGGAGGGGGAGCGGCAGAGCCCCCCGCTGGAGGTGTCCGACGGGGAGGCCGACGGCCTGGAGCCAGGGCCTGGCCTCCTGCACGGGGAGACAG GCAGCAAGAAGAAGATCCGCCTGTACCAGTTCCTGCTGGACCTGCTGCGCAGCGGCGACATGAAGGACAGCATCTGGTGGGTGGACAAGGACAAGGGCACGTTCCAGTTCTCGTCCAAGCACAAGGAGGCGCTGGCGCACCGCTGGGGCATCCAGAAGGGCAACCGCAAGAAGATGACCTACCAGAAGATGGCCCGAGCGCTGCGCAACTACGGCAAGACGGGCGAGGTCAAGAAGGTCAAGAAGAAGCTCACCTACCAGTTCAGCGGGGAGGTGCTGGGCCGCGGGGGCCTGGCCGAGCGGCGCCACCCGCCCCACTGA
- the SPI1 gene encoding transcription factor PU.1 isoform X3, giving the protein MAPALRRPSEDLVPYDTDLYQRQTHEYYPYLSSDGESHSDHYWDFHPHHVHSEFESFPENHFTELQSVQPPQLQQLYRHMELEQMHVLEPPMAPPHANLSHQVYLPRMCLPYPSLSPARPSSDEEEGERQSPPLEVSDGEADGLEPGPGLLHGETGSKKKIRLYQFLLDLLRSGDMKDSIWWVDKDKGTFQFSSKHKEALAHRWGIQKGNRKKMTYQKMARALRNYGKTGEVKKVKKKLTYQFSGEVLGRGGLAERRHPPH; this is encoded by the exons ATGGCCCCAGCGTTGCGCAGG CCATCGGAAGACCTAGTTCCCTATGACACGGATCTCTACCAACGCCAAACGCACGAATATTACCCCTATCTCAGCAGTGATGGAGAAAGCCACAGCG ACCATTACTGGGACTTTCATCCGCACCACGTGCACAGCGAGTTTGAGAGCTTCCCCGAGAACCACTTCACGGAGCTGCAGAGCGTCCAGCCCCCACAGCTGCAGCAGCTCTACCGCCACATGGAGCTGGAGCAGATGCACGTGCTCGAACCCCCCATGGCTCCTCCCCACGCCAACCTCAGTCACCAG GTCTACCTGCCCCGGATGTGCCTGCCGTACCCCTCGCTGTCTCCCGCCCGGCCCAGCTCGGATGAAGAGGAGGGGGAGCGGCAGAGCCCCCCGCTGGAGGTGTCCGACGGGGAGGCCGACGGCCTGGAGCCAGGGCCTGGCCTCCTGCACGGGGAGACAG GCAGCAAGAAGAAGATCCGCCTGTACCAGTTCCTGCTGGACCTGCTGCGCAGCGGCGACATGAAGGACAGCATCTGGTGGGTGGACAAGGACAAGGGCACGTTCCAGTTCTCGTCCAAGCACAAGGAGGCGCTGGCGCACCGCTGGGGCATCCAGAAGGGCAACCGCAAGAAGATGACCTACCAGAAGATGGCCCGAGCGCTGCGCAACTACGGCAAGACGGGCGAGGTCAAGAAGGTCAAGAAGAAGCTCACCTACCAGTTCAGCGGGGAGGTGCTGGGCCGCGGGGGCCTGGCCGAGCGGCGCCACCCGCCCCACTGA
- the SPI1 gene encoding transcription factor PU.1 encodes MLQACKMEGFPLVPPQPSEDLVPYDTDLYQRQTHEYYPYLSSDGESHSDHYWDFHPHHVHSEFESFPENHFTELQSVQPPQLQQLYRHMELEQMHVLEPPMAPPHANLSHQVYLPRMCLPYPSLSPARPSSDEEEGERQSPPLEVSDGEADGLEPGPGLLHGETGSKKKIRLYQFLLDLLRSGDMKDSIWWVDKDKGTFQFSSKHKEALAHRWGIQKGNRKKMTYQKMARALRNYGKTGEVKKVKKKLTYQFSGEVLGRGGLAERRHPPH; translated from the exons ATGTTACAGGCGTGCAAAATGGAAGGGTTTCCCCTCGTCCCCCCT CAGCCATCGGAAGACCTAGTTCCCTATGACACGGATCTCTACCAACGCCAAACGCACGAATATTACCCCTATCTCAGCAGTGATGGAGAAAGCCACAGCG ACCATTACTGGGACTTTCATCCGCACCACGTGCACAGCGAGTTTGAGAGCTTCCCCGAGAACCACTTCACGGAGCTGCAGAGCGTCCAGCCCCCACAGCTGCAGCAGCTCTACCGCCACATGGAGCTGGAGCAGATGCACGTGCTCGAACCCCCCATGGCTCCTCCCCACGCCAACCTCAGTCACCAG GTCTACCTGCCCCGGATGTGCCTGCCGTACCCCTCGCTGTCTCCCGCCCGGCCCAGCTCGGATGAAGAGGAGGGGGAGCGGCAGAGCCCCCCGCTGGAGGTGTCCGACGGGGAGGCCGACGGCCTGGAGCCAGGGCCTGGCCTCCTGCACGGGGAGACAG GCAGCAAGAAGAAGATCCGCCTGTACCAGTTCCTGCTGGACCTGCTGCGCAGCGGCGACATGAAGGACAGCATCTGGTGGGTGGACAAGGACAAGGGCACGTTCCAGTTCTCGTCCAAGCACAAGGAGGCGCTGGCGCACCGCTGGGGCATCCAGAAGGGCAACCGCAAGAAGATGACCTACCAGAAGATGGCCCGAGCGCTGCGCAACTACGGCAAGACGGGCGAGGTCAAGAAGGTCAAGAAGAAGCTCACCTACCAGTTCAGCGGGGAGGTGCTGGGCCGCGGGGGCCTGGCCGAGCGGCGCCACCCGCCCCACTGA